The following nucleotide sequence is from Ailuropoda melanoleuca isolate Jingjing chromosome 12, ASM200744v2, whole genome shotgun sequence.
CGCTCCTCCCCCGCAGCCCGGGCCACAGGGGGCCAGCGAAGGCAAGACCTCCCTGGTCCTGGACCCTCAGACCGGGGAGGTTCGACTAGAGGAGGCTCAGCCCGAGGCTGCCGAGACCAAGGAGGCCCAGGTGGCTGCTTCAGGGCTGGCGGGAGAGGAGACTGCGGGGCCTCTGCCCCAAGTGGTGCCCGGCCCTCCACCGGCtgccccctttcctctgcccccagGACCGATGCCGTCCGTGGCAGCTCCCCAGGTGGTGccactttccccaccccctgggTACCCCGCAGGCCTGGGCCCCACGTCCCCGCTGTTGAACCTGCCCCAGGTGGTGCCCACCTCCCAGGTGGTGACCCTGCCGCAGGCGGTGGGGCCGCTGCAGCTGCTGGCGGCTGGGCCAGGCAGCCCTGTGAAGGTGGCCGCGGCCGCAGGCCCCGCCAACGTGCACCTGATAAACTCCGGGGTGGGCATGACTGCCCTGCAGCTGCCCTCGGCCACCACCCCAGGTACCTCCCGccttcctggggcctgggggtgggggcgggtgcTGGTGCTGTCAGTGGGCTTCTGGGAGGCTGGGCAGCCCATCCCTGGCACGGCCCAGAACCCTCCAGAGCCAGGTGGCGGCCTGAGGCTCCAGCCACATCGACACAGCCCCACCTCAGAGGGGCTCGTCTTGCCTCAGGCTGATCTGCCCACCTGGCCTGCGGAGCGTCACCTTCACCCCTGTGCCTGGCCCATCTCTTGTCCCCACAGGAAACTTTCTCCTGGCCAACCCCGTGTCCGGCAGccccattgtgacaggtgtggcCGTGCAGCAGGGCAAGATCATCCTCACGGCCACCTTCCCCACCAGCATGCTGGTCTCCCAGGTCCTGCcgcctgcccccagcctggccctgcccctgaAGCCAGACCCGGCCGTCTCAGTGCCCGAAGGAGCCCTCCCGgtggcccccagccctgctctcccgGACGTCCATGCCCTAGGCCCACTCTCTGCACCGCAGCCACCGCCCGTCTCTGCTGCCACCAGTGCTGCCGCCACCGCCACCACCGCCGCCAGCCTGCCCTTCTCCCCGGATTCCTCCGGTCTCATACCCGGCTTCCCGGCGCCCCCGCCAGAGGCGCTCATGCTGTCGCCCGCAGCCATGCCCATCTGGCCAGCGGGACTGGAACTGAGTGTGGGCCCAGAAGGGCTGCTGGAAGCTGAGAAGGGGCTGGGGACGCAGGCCCCCCATACGGTGCTGAGGCTGCCAGACCCCAACCCCGAGGGGCTGCTCCTGGGGTCCACGGCAGGCGGCGAGGTTGACGAGGGGCTGGAAGCTGAGCCCAAGGTTCTGACCCAGCTACAGTCGGTGCCTGTGGAAGATCCCCTGGAACTGTGACCCCCGCCGGGGTCTCGTCGCCTCTGCTGCCCATGGTGCTCCAGATCCAGGGCTGCCCGAGACAAGGGGGCTGCCCAGACACAACCGCCGCGAGCCGAAGTTCCACACGCTACGTCCACCGCCCCCACTCGGGCCACGTAACCTCTCCAAGCCCTGGAGGTTCCGGGGGGCTTGCCCCTGTCCACTCCTGCCCAGGGACACCGTCCTCTGGATTGGCGGCCTCCTCTGTTACAGCCCTCTCCTTGCTCTGTGCCCCAAATAAATGGGGAGGTTTGGGGGTCCTGACTGGGGGGGCTCTGCCACCCTCGACCTGGTACTAGCTGTGAGCTGAACGCCCTGCCACGTGGCTGGATTTCCAACCCTGTGAGCCCTGTCCCTGTCACTCCCTAAAACACTATTAATAGCTCCGCGGACATCCAGTGTTCTCAGAACCACTTGGAGTCGGAGGGCGGAGGACAGGCCATCCTGTGCCCCAGACCGACGGACCCTCCCGGCTGGGCCCTTCCTGCTGAAAAGGGAGGCAGGTGCTGGGAAGCCTGGGTGAGGCTCCCCCGGGACTAGAGCCCTCTTTCTCACATCCGGCCCCAGACCAAAGATCCCCTCACCCCTGGGGCAACCCTGACCCCTGTGTCTAGTTTGTatcataaatctttatttttctaggacATGTTATGCCtccatttcaattaaaataaagttaacaGACAACTAGAACCTGCAGGGGTGTGGGTTACCTTCTAGATCACTTGCCCAAAGGAAacactgagccataaaaaagccCCACCTGAGATTCTGGCTTTCTGGCCGCTCCCTGACAGGGACGGGGGCTGGAGGTCAGTCCTGTGCTGCTGCTCGGGAAGGTGTGGGTTCTCTCCGACCGCAGGCCCGGGGTCTCCAGATCCTGTAGGAGGAGCCCCCCACCCAGGGCGGAGGAAGCAGGGGACCAAAGGAGCCTGCCTTGCCTTTCTTGCTGGTAACAAGGGTTCCACTTTATTTTGTTGCAAAcaataaataatctataaatagaacaggggagggaggggtggggcgaGGTGAGAATGAACAGGGTTGAAACCACTGGATTCTGGGGTGGACAGTGGAAGGGCAGAGTGAGCCCCTTCCCGTAAACTTCATCTTACTGCCTTTCACTCAGGGCTCCCCTCCTTCCGCCCtgcgccccccctccccgcccaggcAGCCAGGTGAGGGCGGGGCTGCGGGCAGGGCAGTGGACTGCAGGCAGGCTGAGTTCCGGTGGCCCTAGCACCAGGCAAACGCACACAGCACCAGGGGCCATAAATACGCCCCCTCCCAGCGGCACAGGAACTGGCTGAGGGGACCTGCTCCAGGAGGGGTGAGGCCCAGGAGGGGACAACCTCTTCACTGGCTCCCAGTTgcaaagcagagggaggaggggcgtGGCAGGCAGGGTTACTCTCTCAGTTGTGTTGAGGGGGCCGCGGAGGGGCCAGGTTTGGGGAATGGCGGGCCTTCTCGGCCAGCAGCTGATAGAAGGGCTTGGGGGTCCCCCAGTCCTCGTCCTCGCTGCTGGAGCTGTCCTGCTTCACAATCCGGTTGTTCTGGAGGCTGAACCTTCGAGCTTTgatgctgggggagagggggctggCCAGGGGTCATGCCTTCCCTGCCCTCGGGGTGTCTGTCTCagccccccagcctgggcctccagGTCCCGGTCTATACCATGGGGCTGGGCCAAGGGCTCTTGGCCGGAGTCCCACACTCCTGTGAGATCTGTTAAGCAGCGCGCACCTAGGGCTGTGTGTGTTAGGCGCCAATGAGAAAGGGGCAGGTGGCAGCTCTGACCAGGTggacaggaggtgggggcagggagggaggagggctagTGACAGGGAAATAAGACCCAGCTTCCTGCTCTGAGAAACTCCCTGCGGCAGGAAGGGCAAAGGGGGTCCAAAGCCCGAATTTGGCTATTTGCCCTTCTAAGCTCCGAGGTCGAGCACTTCCCGACCTCTGTCACCCCCCACAACGATCTCATAAGGGTTGGCAACAGCCAAATCTTCCACCCCAGCAATAAACTCCAACCTATTCCCAATATCACGAAGCCTAAGGCTCTGAAAATCAGAGCATGTGTCAGGAGCCCGGAAGgcccctctgccccgccccctgcacccccagggcAGGGGCCCCTCACCAGTATGGTCTCCGCTCCTGCTGGGTCATTGCCCGCCAGAGTTGGGCCAGCTCCTTGGTGGCAGCCGTGGATGCGGTCCCAGGACAGGCTctgggacaggagggaggaggtAAGGAGAGGCCTGCAGGGCAGGCTGCTCTGGGCGAAGGCCAACGGTCTGACCACAGGAGGCTCTCCAGCCTTCTCAGCGCTTCAGCTTTCCCGCCTGAGAACTCGGATCTTTTCTGTCCACTTTGGCCTCAAGGACCTCAGGACACACCCTCTGGAGCCCAGGTGTCAAAGAAGGGAGCTGGACTGACGGGTTGTAGGGAAGAGGACACCAAGTCTCGGGACCTGGAGGGGACCCCATCTTTGTCAGGGCACCAGCTCTTCGCTATAGATTGGggggcctctccccaccccccacacctccGCCTTCAGGTCTGGGCCCCTGACCTACCAAATCAGCCCCAAGAACTGTGGCTGGAAACATTAGAAACAAGGAGCTGGCaaaccaccgccccccccccccgccaggtcGCTGGACCTGAGCCTTGGGGCGACTTTCCACCAACCCCACCCCATGTGCTTGAGAACAAAGCCAACCCAGAAAAGCGGAGGAGAGAGCACAAAACACCCAGACGGCATCGTCATCGTTGGAGACCTGGGCCCAGCCATGCCTGAAGgccatctccctcctcccctctttcaGGCTGCGAGAGCCACGTTCCTTTTTTCTGAAGGGTGAGCTGGGTTTCACTGCGTGCAATTCGCAGGCCTTGACCAATGCAGGGGAACCAGGTTAGATGGTGGGGGGGGAGCTGGCTGAGGAAGGGTCAATGGGTCATTTCCGGAAGGGGCAAATGCGTCAGACAGCAGGAGCAACATGCTCTTGGCGGGGGAAGCCGTTGACGCACTTTTTCTTCATCTGCGTTGGGCAGGGGGCTTTCTTGTTTTCCTTGGGTTTCGCTGGGCCCTGGCCCGCCCGGCTTCCGGTTCATCCTGCAGAACATGATGAAGCCGTTGACGCACTTTTTCTTCATCTGCGTTGGGCAGGGGGCTTTCTTGTTTTCCTTGGGTTTCGCTGGGCCCTGGCCCGCCCGGCCCTTCCTGGCCTTCCTCCCTGCCACGGGCAGGGGGGCGGCCCGCCGGGTGGGGGTCCACGTGTAGTCTCCGTCCTCGTCGCTGGACGACGGCGGCAGGCCCTCGGGGTCGGCCTGAGCGTCCTGGGTGGGGACGGGGAGGTGAGCGCCGGCAGGAGATGGGGGACCGATCTCACTGAAGGCTGTTCCCCCCTCACCTCCTGCTGCCTGCACACCGACTCAGTGTCTGTGTCCCccgagctggagctggagctggagctggagctggagctggagcgggagctggagctggagcgggagctggagctggagctggagctggacgGCGCCTTGCTGTTCTCGCTCAGCGACAGGTAGCAGTGGTCAAGCGAGACGGAGGACTGACACAGGCTGTGGGAGTCCGGGGGGTCTTCGGGGGCCTCCAAGGGCATCTCCTGGGGGGTGAAGGAGAGACAGGAGACGTGAGGAGAGACCACGGTGTCCCTTCATGTCCCCACTCCCAGCTTTTCTAGGACGTCACGGGGGCATCAGAATCAGCTCAAATTTAAGACAACCTTGTCCAAACCGTCCCTGGACGTCCAAGCAGGTGTTCCCAGGTTCCCGCAGCTGGTCACGGAGGGCCTGGCTGGGCCTCAGGGGTTcgcacccccccccgccctcccccctcTGGGCCAATAGCTCTTAATGCCATCCGTTTGGTTCGGCAGCCGTGACGCCCCGGGCAAGTGGTAACTTCTCTGAGCATCGAGTTTACCTACGGAATGGGGGTCACTCCACATGCCTTGCAGGGCCGAAAAGCACCTGCTGAGAGCTCTGCTAAGAGCAGCTATTTTTGTGTTTGCCACAGATTCGGCTCCTCATTGGCGGACGCGGAAGTGGAGGCAGATGCATTTGGGGTCAGCCCTGCGGTGAGCCCCTGAGAGGACATCGGCTAGAGGTGagccctggggcctgggagggaggctcCTTCCAACTGAGGATTCCTGAGCTCACTCTGCtgttttcagtttcctcctctgtcgACTGGGGTCACCAGAGACCCCGCCTTACAGCTCAGCTGTCAAGTTACGTGGGGTGTTTTCTGGGCACCTGGCAGGTTCAGCTCTTATCCTTGGGGTCTAGTTCATTCCAATTGCCCAGCACAGGGTGGGACTCCCGGTGGCCAGAAGTGAGTGCCCACAGGACGggcagatgaggacacagacgGGAGACGAGTCTCCGGAAGGACGAGGAGAAGCGCGAGCACATGGACAGTGagcgggtggggggaggcggcCGCCCGGTCAGCAGACGGATGAGCCAGTGACGCAGAGAGCAATGCATGTGGAAAGAAGGACGGACGGATGTGTGTGTGGACGGCTGCCTACCTTGCTCTGGAGCGCCTCAAGCATGCTGTCAGAAGGGAAAGACTCGGGATCTAGGAACACTTCTTCAAAGAGAGCTGTCAGGGAGGGAGAGCGGGCCGTGGCTGGAGCCGCAATGCCTCCCCCCGTGGCCCTGATGACCTCAGTGCCCTTCTCCAGATCTCTGCTTTGGGATCTTCTGTCCCAGGACCAAATCCAGCTCACAGGCCAGCTCCCCTGGGGTACCTCCAagccaagcagagggagtgggtcCCTGACGTGGGCTCTTGGAGCCTTCCCCTCACCGTGCCGGCCTGGGGCTGCTTCCCCACGAGGCCATGGGCTTCTCGAGGCGGGGCCGGGATGAGATCCAGCCCAGGGCACCCAGGACGGACGGCCGAGCCCAGGGCGGTGCATTTGGTGGGTATCGCTGTATGTTTTCTGAATGGACCAAGCATCGGGGCGGCCCTGGGAGCTCACCTTGGGTCAGGAACTCAGTGCCATCCCCCAGGATCTGATCTGGCGGCAGCTTCCCTGGGGAGCTGAAGAGGGAGGGACTGAGCCCTAGGATATCACTTGGGTGGCCTGTCACACTGCAGTTGTTAATCTGGGGAGGCCCCAAGGCCAGCGGGCTCCCTGAAAAGGAAGCGTCAGGCTTGAGGACAGATGTGTCAGAGATGACCTTCTCCCCCAGCTCAGCGGCTGGCTTTGAGGAGATGGTGTTAGACACGGGGGAAGGGTGACTGTCAGTTGCTCATTTTGAGTGCTTCGTAGAGGAAATCAAGAGACACGATGCTTGGCATCACGTCATGGATgaccaaaaacagaaaaattagtgTCTGGTGTGCCACATCTGATAGACCTACTGTAGCTACCTGGAGCTCTGTgttaagaaggattctgaggcagCGTCTGGGCTCCACAGAAAGAGTGATGATTGGCTAGCAGCGTCTGCCAAAGCGACGGCTGGTGCAGCGAGAGCAGGTGCACTCGTGTAGCCCTGTGCTAGGCACACATCGAGTCCCTGGCCTGCTTCCCTCCCACCACAGTACTGCTCAGAAGGAAGTGAGCAGGAAGGACCCCACACCAGACTACAAGGAGGAGAGACGGAGTTTCAGTCACCAGGCGGGCTGCCCTCCAGGGTCCAGGCAGGAAGCCAAGGGTCAGCATCTGGGGACTCCTTGTCCAGCTTCTCGCTGGAATCGTAGAACACCAGCTTCTGCCTGTAAGAGGTGGAATTCGAGAGGCAGACCCCGCCTGGGCTCTGGGAACTGCTCTGTGCTGGCTGccgggtgggggctggggaggcaggaagcTTAGTCAGCCTAGGCgcctgccctcaaggggcttCAGGCTTGCCAGGAGAGGCAGCTGTGACCACGTGCTGACGCTCAGGGGGCAGGGCTGTGACGGGCAGTGTTCCAGGAGGACCAAGAGGGAGGACCACACTGAGCTCAGCCTGAAGGGTGGTGGTCTTCTAGGTGGATGAGGGAAACAGGCTTGCCAGGGAGAGGGATGAGGGGGTGAAAAGGCCAGAGGGGGCAAGGCCATGGCTTCTGTGGAGTGGCGAACATATGGTGGTGTTTAGGGTCAGGttcatgggggagggagaggagagggggctggcAAGATGAGCTGGGCCAGAGAAGCTCTCAGATGCCAACTAAGATATTGGGGCTCTGCCCCATGGGCACTAGGGGAGGCCTAAAAGCCATGAACTGATGTGACTGAGGTTTGGGGTTAGAAAAGCCACTCTGACAGCtagggaggtggggctggaggggtgaggcgggaggcagggaggctggtgaGGGGCTGCAGCCCTGGTCCAGCAGCCCCGAAGCAAGGCTCTGCGTTAAGCCTCTGCCGGCTGCATGAAGCTAGGCCCGCGGTGCTCTCTCCACGGACACCAGCGAGGATGTCAATCAATGTCATTTCTCACCACCCCTCCACCATTCCAGACCAGACCCCTCAGCCTCTCCCACTCAGAGCCCTCGGGGTGCCCTTACCTGGGACAGGGCTGGGTCCTGTTGAGAAAGTAGATCTGCTCAGTTCCTTGCTGGGCCTTGAAGGCGCTGTGGAGCCCATCGCCCTGGCCGCTGACTCCGCAGCAGCACCCTGTGGGGACAGGGAGCAAGTCTGGAGGCTCACGCCCGTGACTGGAAGGAATCCCGGAGTCCCAGATACTGGGATGGAGAGGTGCCGCGGTGTGCCACAGCCTCTCCCTCCCAGATCCTCGTAAGACCTTGGAAGCGGGACCTCTATGTGAGGCTACGGGGTGCCCCGAATGTCCTCTCAGTTTCTGGAACCCCACATCCCTCTCAGAAGCTGAAGGGAGCTAAAATCCTGAAGTGAAGCACTGTCGATGAAGACGATGAGAGCAAACAAGTACAGGGTGCTCGCCATGCCCGCACAGTTTGGGGCATTTTGCATACGGGTCAGCAGCCCTTTGCCAAAGGGCACCatgattatgcccattttatagttAAGCAAACTGAGACCCTGAGATCCCAAGTAACTTGACGACGTCACACAACTAGTGGAAGAGCTGAAAAGCCCTGCCTCCCCGGGTGGGTTGGGCGTCTCCTCTGGGCCCCCACGCCCTCCCGGGCAACCCGGGAAGTCTGGGTCGCTCTACTCTCCTTCACTGGACTGTGGCACCAGCACTCGCATGCGGCCTGGCCCCGAGATGCTCGGGGAGTAGGGGCCGGATGAATGGATGGGGGACAGGATGGCTCAGGGCCTCCCTCACCCGCCAGGCGCTCCCGTCTCGCCCGGCGCTCTGCTGGGTGCATCACCCCACCTTTTCAAGGGAGCCCAGGGATGGGAGTCACAGGAGCATTGCCTGTCGTCCTCCGGTTCTGTGCCCCACAGCCTTGCACGAGGGCCACGCCGATGTCGTCCCACCCTTCCATCCACAATGGGGCTTACAGGGAAGAAGATGACAGGGAAGGAGGCCCGAGACAGCATGTCTCTTGTCCGCCGTGGAGGCCCCAGCTACTGGGCCCGGGCTTGGGACACTGCGGGTGCCTGACAAGGAGTGTGTAAGTGACTAAGTTAATGGCAGGGGAAGACAGCAACCTGAGAAGTCACAGTGGATGCTGTTCTCAGCCATGTCCAACAACGTCAGCCGGgatcttcctcccttcctgtcaCCTTGAGGCAGGGATGATGCAACTTTGGGGTGACAGCAGGAGCTGGCACATCTTGAAGGGGTGGCAGTGCCCCCCATGTTTCTTCCTTGCTGCTCTGGGGATGGGGTCACCCACTTCTTGGGCTTGTCCAGGGCCAGACAGCGGCGAGCGTTCTGGGTCCGGGTCTGGCGTTctgggggagcagagagatgAGTGTCGGGGGGGCCAGAACAGGGCTCGGGTGGAGGCTGTCTTTGCTCTTGGCCCCCCAGCCTATTCCAAGCTTTGCCGGGCCTGGTCGCTTGCCAGCCCTTCCCAGATAAGCCTGAAGCCTCAGTGAGAGGTCACCTCAGCCGAGGCTCCCTTACCCGGCCGGCCCACACATTCGAATCACCTTGCGAGCTCGAAAGAACACTGATGCCCACGTTCCACCCCAGGCCCTGGAACCTGACTTTCTGGGTGGGAGGCTCAGGCATAGGCATT
It contains:
- the SIX5 gene encoding homeobox protein SIX5, whose product is LPPAERLRGSDPVLRARALVAFQRGEYAELYRLLESRPFPAAHHAFLQDLYLRARYHEAERARGRALGAVDKYRLRKKFPLPKTIWDGEETVYCFKERSRAALKACYRGNRYPTPDEKRRLATLTGLSLTQVSNWFKNRRQRDRTGGGGGAPCKSESDGNPTTEDESSRSPEDLERGVAPVAVETPAQGSIFLAGATPPAPCPASSSILVNGSFLAAGSSPAVLLNGSPVIINSLALGEASSLGPLLLTGGSGAPPPQPGPQGASEGKTSLVLDPQTGEVRLEEAQPEAAETKEAQVAASGLAGEETAGPLPQVVPGPPPAAPFPLPPGPMPSVAAPQVVPLSPPPGYPAGLGPTSPLLNLPQVVPTSQVVTLPQAVGPLQLLAAGPGSPVKVAAAAGPANVHLINSGVGMTALQLPSATTPGNFLLANPVSGSPIVTGVAVQQGKIILTATFPTSMLVSQVLPPAPSLALPLKPDPAVSVPEGALPVAPSPALPDVHALGPLSAPQPPPVSAATSAAATATTAASLPFSPDSSGLIPGFPAPPPEALMLSPAAMPIWPAGLELSVGPEGLLEAEKGLGTQAPHTVLRLPDPNPEGLLLGSTAGGEVDEGLEAEPKVLTQLQSVPVEDPLEL
- the BHMG1 gene encoding basic helix-loop-helix and HMG box domain-containing protein 1, with amino-acid sequence MWGSSRHLCSLGWSRASSLGSSDRRQRKNHTSKLHELALLLPVALKTGTKKLTKKEILLHVLRYIQYLQRSIDVAKTLLKFHATNGEGGLGGLGRNRASGPARGRHCTPSSSLHSRKSRLQGACWKPRKKKPTGLSERQTRTQNARRCLALDKPKKWVTPSPEQQGRNMGGTATPSRCASSCCHPKVASSLPQGDRKGGRSRLTLLDMAENSIHCDFSGCCCGVSGQGDGLHSAFKAQQGTEQIYFLNRTQPCPRQKLVFYDSSEKLDKESPDADPWLPAWTLEGSPPGSPLALGPPQINNCSVTGHPSDILGLSPSLFSSPGKLPPDQILGDGTEFLTQALFEEVFLDPESFPSDSMLEALQSKEMPLEAPEDPPDSHSLCQSSVSLDHCYLSLSENSKAPSSSSSSSSSRSSSSSRSSSSSSSSSSSSSGDTDTESVCRQQEDAQADPEGLPPSSSDEDGDYTWTPTRRAAPLPVAGRKARKGRAGQGPAKPKENKKAPCPTQMKKKCVNGFIMFCRMNRKPGGPGPSETQGKQESPLPNADEEKVRQRLPPPRACCSCCLTHLPLPEMTH